The stretch of DNA AAACAGGGTAAGACGCCGGTCAGGGAGCTTTTGCCCGACAAAACGGGCCTGTGGGGGGCTGTCCCTGCGCACGGGGGCGGCAGCGTCACCGGACGGCCGTAACCTGGATGCCGTGTCCTCCCAAGAACAGCTTCTCGAAGGTCTGAACGGTCCCCAGCGCGACGCCGTCACCCACAGCGGCTCCCCGCTCCTGATCGTGGCGGGTGCCGGGTCCGGCAAGACCCGGGTCCTCACCCACCGCATCGCCCACCTCATGGCCGCGCGCGGTGTCCGCCCGGGTGAGATCCTCGCCATCACCTTCACCAACAAGGCCGCCGCCGAGATGCGCGAGCGCATCCAGGCGCTGCTGGGCGTGCGCGCCGCCAACAGCATGTGGACCATGACCTTCCACTCCGCGTGCGTGCGCATCCTGCGCAGGGAGGCAGCCAGGCTCGGCTACCCGAGCAGCTTCACCATCTACGACTCCGCCGACTCCGCGCGCCTGATGCAGCTGGTGTGCAAGGAGATGGACCTGGACCCCAAGCGGTTCCCGCCCAAGTCCTTCTCCGCCCAGGTCTCCAACCTCAAGAACGAGCTGGTCGACTACGACACGTTCGCCGGACAGGCCCAGACCGAGCAGGAGAAGAAGCTCGCCGAGGCCTACCAGCTCTACCAGCGCCGCCTGCACGAGGCGGGCGCGATGGACTTCGACGACCTGATCATGGTCACCGTCAACCTGTTCCAGATGTTCCCGGACGTCGCCGAGTACTACCGGCGCCGCTTCCGGCACGTCATGGTCGACGAGTACCAGGACACCAACCACGCCCAGTACGTGTTCATCCGCGAACTGGTCGGCGTGGCCGAGGGCTCCGACACCAGCGTGGTGCCGCCCGCTGAGCTGTGCGTGGTCGGCGACGCCGACCAGTCCATCTACGCGTTCCGCGGCGCCACCATCCGCAACATCCTGGAGTTCGAGCGCGACTTCCCCGACGCGCGCACCATCCTCCTGGAGCAGAACTACCGCTCCACCCAGACCATCCTGTCCGCGGCCAACGCGGTCATCGACCGCAACGAGGGCCGCCCGGCCAAGAACCTGTGGTCGGAGCAGGGCGACGGACCGGCCATCGTCGGCTACGTCGCCGACAACGAGCACGACGAGGCCGCCTTCGTGGTCGGCGAGATCGACAAGCTCACCGACGACGGAACCCTCACCCCGAGCCAGGTCGCGGTGTTCTACCGGACCAACGCCCAGTCCCGCGTGTTCGAGGACGTGTTCATCCGCACCGGGCTGCCCTACAAGATCGTCGGCGGCGTGCGCTTCTACGAGCGCAAGGAGATCCGCGACGTCCTCGCCTACCTGCGGGTCCTGGCCAATCCCGAGGACACCGTCAGCCTGCGGCGCATCCTCAACGTGCCCAAGCGGGGGATCGGCGCCCGCGCGGAGGAGTCGATCGAGCTGTTCGCCGCCCGCGAGCGCATCTCCTTCTCCCGGGCGCTGCGCCGGGTGGAGGAGATCCCCGGGATGGCCGCCCGCTCGGTCAAGGCGGTGCTCAACTTCACCGCCCTGCTGGAGGAGCTGGAGCAGACCGTGCCCGAGGGCACGCCCGCGGAGATCGTCGAGGCGGTGCTGAGCAAGACCGGGTACCTGTCCGAACTGGCCGAGTCCAAGGACCTCCAGGACGAGAGCCGGGTGGAGAACCTGGAGGAGTTCGTCGACGTCGCCCGCGAGTTCGAGCACACCTTCGCCGCCCTCCTGGAGGAGGAGCCCACGGAGGACGGGGAGGAGGCCGCCGGGGCCGTCGATCCGGGGGCGCCGACCCTGGTCGACTTCCTGGAGCGGATCTCCCTGGTCGCCGACACCGACCAGATCCCCGACGAGGACGACGAGGGCGGCGTGGTCACGCTGATGACCCTGCACGCGGCCAAGGGGCTGGAGTTCCCCGCGGTCTTCCTCACCGGGATGGAGGACGGGGTGTTCCCGCACACCCGCACGCTCGGCGACAAGACGCAGCTGGAGGAGGAGCGCCGTCTGGCCTACGTGGGCCTGACCCGCGCGCAGCGCCTGCTGTACGTCAGCCGCGCCGCCGTGCGCAGCGCCTGGGGGACCCCCTCCTACAACCCCGCCTCCCGCTTCCTGGACGAGATCCCCTCGTCCCTGGTCGACTGGCGCCGCGCCGAGTCCACCCTGGCCGCCCCGCCCAGCCGCAGCATCGGCGGCCGGGGCTCCGGGGGCTTCGGCGGCGGGGGCGGTTTCAGCGGCACCTTCGGCGGCGGCTCACGGTCGCGCGGGGGAGCGAAGGCGGCCAAGGAGGCGCCCGCGCTCAGTGTGGGGGACCTGGTCAACCACGACTCCTTCGGCATGGGCCGGGTGCAGCTGGTG from Nocardiopsis dassonvillei subsp. dassonvillei DSM 43111 encodes:
- the pcrA gene encoding DNA helicase PcrA, whose protein sequence is MSSQEQLLEGLNGPQRDAVTHSGSPLLIVAGAGSGKTRVLTHRIAHLMAARGVRPGEILAITFTNKAAAEMRERIQALLGVRAANSMWTMTFHSACVRILRREAARLGYPSSFTIYDSADSARLMQLVCKEMDLDPKRFPPKSFSAQVSNLKNELVDYDTFAGQAQTEQEKKLAEAYQLYQRRLHEAGAMDFDDLIMVTVNLFQMFPDVAEYYRRRFRHVMVDEYQDTNHAQYVFIRELVGVAEGSDTSVVPPAELCVVGDADQSIYAFRGATIRNILEFERDFPDARTILLEQNYRSTQTILSAANAVIDRNEGRPAKNLWSEQGDGPAIVGYVADNEHDEAAFVVGEIDKLTDDGTLTPSQVAVFYRTNAQSRVFEDVFIRTGLPYKIVGGVRFYERKEIRDVLAYLRVLANPEDTVSLRRILNVPKRGIGARAEESIELFAARERISFSRALRRVEEIPGMAARSVKAVLNFTALLEELEQTVPEGTPAEIVEAVLSKTGYLSELAESKDLQDESRVENLEEFVDVAREFEHTFAALLEEEPTEDGEEAAGAVDPGAPTLVDFLERISLVADTDQIPDEDDEGGVVTLMTLHAAKGLEFPAVFLTGMEDGVFPHTRTLGDKTQLEEERRLAYVGLTRAQRLLYVSRAAVRSAWGTPSYNPASRFLDEIPSSLVDWRRAESTLAAPPSRSIGGRGSGGFGGGGGFSGTFGGGSRSRGGAKAAKEAPALSVGDLVNHDSFGMGRVQLVEGTGDRTKARIDFGADIGEKDFLVKYAPIEKL